A region from the Terriglobales bacterium genome encodes:
- a CDS encoding Ig domain-containing protein, whose translation MRRTAAVVCLVAMLCAAPFVSAQARRRPPLQIVTPALPAPVAGEKYDVQLRAIGGHPPYRWTIEGQKALPSGLSLDANSGRITGTPTSSDEFSVLVQVADSLEPPLTHSKLLVAQSGAPLTVRWTVRPHVVANNIAGAVRVVNGSHDTVDMTVFVVAVNEYGRATALRYERLNLPPGKETPDLSFDVSLPIGQYVAHVDAVGEVAEKKAIYRDRREVEGLVVQSQ comes from the coding sequence ATGCGCAGAACCGCAGCCGTTGTCTGCCTCGTTGCTATGCTGTGTGCTGCACCATTTGTATCTGCGCAGGCGCGCCGGCGGCCACCGCTTCAGATCGTCACTCCGGCTCTGCCGGCGCCAGTCGCCGGTGAAAAGTACGATGTCCAATTGCGTGCGATCGGAGGACATCCTCCGTATCGCTGGACTATCGAGGGGCAAAAGGCATTACCTTCCGGCCTCAGTCTCGATGCCAATTCGGGACGGATCACCGGTACGCCGACATCCAGCGATGAGTTTTCTGTACTCGTGCAGGTTGCCGACTCGCTCGAACCGCCTTTGACGCACAGCAAATTGCTCGTCGCTCAAAGCGGCGCTCCGTTAACCGTGCGCTGGACCGTTCGTCCGCACGTCGTGGCCAACAATATTGCAGGCGCAGTACGCGTAGTGAATGGAAGTCATGACACCGTGGACATGACTGTATTTGTCGTCGCAGTGAACGAATATGGCCGGGCAACAGCGCTCCGCTACGAACGGCTGAATCTGCCGCCGGGGAAAGAAACTCCCGATTTGTCATTCGACGTCTCCTTACCAATCGGACAATACGTGGCACACGTGGATGCGGTCGGAGAAGTCGCCGAGAAGAAGGCCATCTATCGTGATCGGCGGGAAGTTGAGGGACTCGTCGTTCAGTCGCAGTAA
- a CDS encoding ABC transporter permease has product MTNVFQDVRYAVRQLLKSPSFAVTALLTLAVGIGANVVVFGVLNSLLLNPLPVRQPERVYTIEHVRRNNPLNSSFPAYRDLRDRNHVFSDLAADRVMRVGLEAQGAAQPVWGYEITGNYFQAMSIRPILGRFIDPSDEKGDHAADVAVLSYGCWKSRFDADPNIVGKSVRINKQPYTVIGVAPADFQGTEKMFWPEVWVPILNEAAIEGYAFLNQRNDQNSWLVGRLNDGVSPQQAEADLDNIGAQLAKEYPRTDEGLKFHLNRPGFLGDMLGGPVRGFMFGVMLLAVLVLLAACTNLGGLLAARTSDRSRELAIRVAIGSSRSRILRQLMAESVVVAVCGGALALLLAAALLRAITQWRPVADFPIQFLVRPDSRLYVFALLMSIATGLFFGCTPIRQIWKTDPNHVLRSGGTQIGSTGFAFRDILLGVQIAVCCLLVTACFVALRGLQGALRTPLGFEPQGVTLANFDLHLAGYSDAEVPALQRQLLESVSHLPGVTLAAYSNTTPLALDQSSTHVFKADEIDFRESNRRFNASYYQVSPEYFAAAGTRVLAGREFTWHDDMSSPQVAVVNASFARKLFGSEHALGKQFRANGSKPWEIVGIVEDGKYEQLTEDARPAIFYPILQSPNSSTTLVVRSTAPAAAMIAAIHAAINHVDQDIPIFELGAWPDSLGFMMLPTMAATVALSVFGSLAIILAVTGLFGMASYTVSKRLRELGIRVALGAQQMQVLKAALSRTLLLLAVGSISGLVLGVAASRLLESIVYHASASDPLVLLGVAFTMALVGVISASIPASRALAIHPIDLLREE; this is encoded by the coding sequence ATGACTAACGTTTTCCAGGACGTACGCTACGCCGTCCGGCAACTGCTCAAGTCACCCTCGTTTGCGGTCACAGCCTTGTTGACGTTAGCCGTTGGCATCGGCGCCAACGTTGTCGTCTTTGGCGTTTTGAACTCGCTGCTGTTAAACCCACTGCCGGTGCGGCAGCCGGAGCGCGTGTATACCATCGAGCACGTTCGTCGAAATAACCCGTTGAACAGTTCCTTCCCGGCCTATCGTGATTTGCGCGATCGCAATCACGTCTTTTCCGATTTGGCAGCCGATCGCGTGATGCGCGTTGGCCTGGAGGCGCAGGGCGCAGCGCAGCCGGTGTGGGGTTACGAGATTACCGGCAATTACTTTCAAGCGATGAGCATCCGTCCCATTCTGGGAAGATTCATCGATCCTTCCGACGAAAAGGGAGACCACGCCGCCGACGTGGCCGTGCTGAGCTATGGATGCTGGAAGTCGCGCTTCGACGCCGATCCCAACATCGTCGGCAAGAGCGTTCGCATCAACAAGCAGCCCTACACGGTGATCGGAGTCGCGCCCGCGGACTTCCAAGGAACGGAAAAAATGTTCTGGCCGGAAGTGTGGGTGCCGATTCTCAACGAGGCGGCAATCGAAGGTTACGCGTTCCTGAATCAGCGCAACGATCAAAACTCCTGGCTGGTGGGGAGACTGAATGATGGCGTCTCGCCGCAGCAGGCCGAAGCGGACCTTGACAACATCGGCGCGCAACTGGCGAAGGAGTATCCACGAACCGATGAAGGGCTGAAGTTCCATCTGAATCGACCTGGATTTCTGGGAGACATGCTCGGCGGGCCGGTGCGCGGCTTCATGTTTGGCGTGATGCTGCTGGCGGTGCTGGTGCTGCTGGCAGCGTGTACCAATTTGGGAGGGCTGCTGGCGGCGCGAACGTCCGATCGATCGCGCGAGTTGGCCATCCGCGTTGCCATTGGATCGAGCCGCTCGCGCATTCTGCGCCAGCTTATGGCGGAGTCGGTGGTGGTCGCCGTTTGCGGAGGCGCGCTGGCGCTGTTGTTGGCGGCAGCTTTGTTGCGCGCGATTACGCAATGGCGTCCGGTTGCAGATTTTCCGATCCAGTTTCTTGTGCGGCCTGACAGCCGGCTGTATGTGTTCGCGCTATTGATGTCCATCGCGACCGGCCTGTTCTTTGGTTGTACGCCCATTCGACAAATCTGGAAGACCGATCCCAATCACGTCCTGCGAAGCGGGGGAACACAGATCGGTTCGACAGGGTTCGCATTCCGCGACATCTTGCTTGGAGTGCAGATCGCCGTCTGCTGCTTGCTGGTCACGGCCTGCTTCGTTGCACTGCGTGGTCTGCAAGGCGCACTGAGAACCCCCCTCGGATTTGAGCCACAAGGCGTTACGCTTGCGAATTTTGATCTTCACCTCGCCGGCTACAGCGACGCCGAGGTGCCGGCGCTCCAGCGACAGCTCCTCGAGTCGGTTTCGCATCTGCCCGGAGTGACTCTTGCGGCCTACAGCAATACCACGCCACTGGCGCTCGATCAGTCGAGCACGCACGTTTTCAAAGCGGACGAAATCGATTTTCGCGAATCGAACAGGAGATTCAACGCCAGCTACTACCAGGTTTCTCCTGAATATTTCGCGGCGGCAGGCACGCGGGTGCTCGCAGGACGCGAATTCACCTGGCATGACGACATGAGTTCGCCTCAGGTAGCCGTGGTGAACGCTTCCTTTGCCCGCAAGCTGTTTGGAAGCGAGCATGCCCTCGGGAAGCAGTTCCGAGCGAACGGAAGCAAGCCGTGGGAGATCGTTGGCATAGTCGAAGATGGAAAATATGAACAGCTCACCGAAGACGCGCGCCCCGCGATCTTTTACCCCATTCTGCAGTCGCCGAACAGTTCTACAACGTTAGTAGTGCGCTCAACCGCACCTGCTGCGGCGATGATTGCCGCGATTCACGCGGCGATCAATCACGTGGACCAAGACATTCCCATATTTGAACTTGGCGCCTGGCCGGACTCGCTCGGTTTCATGATGCTTCCCACGATGGCAGCGACCGTAGCCTTGAGCGTCTTCGGCTCGCTGGCAATCATCCTGGCGGTGACCGGACTGTTCGGGATGGCCTCTTACACGGTGAGCAAGCGGCTGAGAGAACTTGGCATACGAGTTGCTCTGGGCGCTCAGCAAATGCAAGTCCTGAAAGCTGCCCTCTCACGGACCCTCCTACTCCTGGCAGTCGGTTCCATTTCGGGACTCGTGCTCGGCGTAGCTGCGAGCAGGCTTCTGGAGAGCATTGTGTATCACGCGTCGGCTAGCGATCCGCTGGTGCTGCTCGGAGTCGCATTCACGATGGCGCTGGTCGGAGTCATTTCGGCCTCAATCCCCGCGAGTCGCGCACTCGCGATCCATCCGATCGACTTGCTGCGAGAAGAGTAG
- a CDS encoding PadR family transcriptional regulator, whose protein sequence is MLLQNVDRSMHVGQEQTALLQGTLDLLILKSLALEQMHGLGIARRVEQITGGTFQVKPGSLFPALHRMEEEGWVSSVWGESENNRRAKYYRLTKSGKRQLETESERWSRISLAISQALASS, encoded by the coding sequence ATGCTCCTACAGAACGTCGATAGGAGCATGCACGTGGGACAGGAGCAAACGGCGCTGTTGCAGGGAACGCTCGATCTACTCATTTTGAAGTCGCTCGCGCTCGAGCAAATGCATGGACTGGGAATTGCAAGACGAGTAGAGCAGATCACCGGAGGAACGTTTCAAGTGAAACCGGGATCGCTCTTCCCTGCGCTGCACCGCATGGAAGAGGAAGGCTGGGTGAGTTCCGTTTGGGGAGAGTCGGAAAATAATCGTCGCGCGAAGTACTACCGACTTACCAAATCGGGAAAACGACAACTTGAGACGGAGAGCGAGCGCTGGAGCCGAATCTCACTGGCGATCTCGCAAGCATTGGCAAGTTCGTAG
- a CDS encoding DJ-1/PfpI family protein: MKRRDLLKGGAALGCISAFPFGAKSWMAIGLDNTSSSSAPLKPPAEGGIPVAFVLSDGAVMIDFAGPWEVFQDAMSGNGMNMKMGMFTLFTVAETTKPIRASGGMKIIPDYSFADAPAPKVIVIPAQSAQKHPSEAMQNWIRQSAKTADVTMSVCTGAFLLANTGLLSGKAATTHHSSYKQMAMDYPNIQLKRGARFVDNGNIATAGGLSSGIDLALHVVERYYGRETAEATAYQMEYQGKGWTDPNSNQVYAAKLVSTAEHPLCAVCDMDVDPKSAPKSEFKGKTYYFCSDDHKEVFDKSPQKWVDAM; the protein is encoded by the coding sequence ATGAAAAGACGCGATCTACTCAAAGGCGGAGCGGCACTAGGATGCATCTCCGCGTTTCCATTTGGAGCAAAGTCCTGGATGGCGATCGGACTCGATAATACAAGTTCATCGTCAGCTCCACTCAAGCCTCCTGCCGAGGGCGGTATTCCGGTAGCTTTCGTACTTTCCGACGGCGCCGTCATGATCGACTTTGCCGGACCATGGGAAGTCTTTCAGGATGCAATGAGTGGCAATGGCATGAACATGAAGATGGGCATGTTCACTCTCTTCACGGTTGCTGAAACAACCAAGCCCATTCGCGCCAGTGGCGGAATGAAGATCATTCCCGATTACAGCTTTGCCGACGCTCCTGCTCCGAAAGTGATCGTAATCCCGGCTCAATCGGCGCAGAAGCATCCGAGCGAAGCGATGCAGAACTGGATTCGCCAATCTGCAAAAACAGCCGACGTGACCATGTCGGTTTGTACCGGAGCGTTCCTGCTGGCGAATACCGGTTTGCTTTCTGGAAAAGCGGCCACCACGCATCATTCCTCTTACAAGCAGATGGCGATGGACTATCCCAACATTCAACTCAAGCGCGGAGCGCGGTTTGTCGATAACGGCAACATCGCGACAGCTGGCGGGCTCTCGTCGGGTATCGATTTGGCACTGCACGTCGTTGAGCGATATTACGGGCGTGAGACAGCCGAAGCCACCGCCTATCAAATGGAGTATCAGGGCAAAGGCTGGACCGATCCCAATTCGAATCAGGTCTATGCGGCGAAGCTGGTTTCGACCGCCGAGCACCCGTTATGCGCTGTATGCGATATGGACGTTGATCCCAAGAGCGCTCCTAAATCGGAATTCAAAGGCAAAACTTACTACTTCTGCTCAGACGACCACAAGGAAGTGTTCGATAAGTCTCCACAGAAGTGGGTCGATGCGATGTAA
- a CDS encoding ABC transporter permease produces the protein MTTTRVRSFFRNLFRKQQVDAQLDQEVSSYLAMLIDEKMERGMTREKATRAAKIELGGSDQVKEQVRDVRSGAWLETLIQDLRFGVRMISRNPGFSALVILTLALGIGANTAIFSVVYGVLLRPLPYPHGEDLIVLHQYAKKINIPNVPFSVKELDDYRQNHTLSGIVEYHSMAFLLLGNNSAERVQTGVVSHNFFDVLGVKPLLGRNFLESDESPNADAVLMLSYDYWQHHQGGDPNIVGKVFRMNNRPHTVIGVLPPIPQYPAENDVYMPTSACPTRSSKAFRENRDARMMMAFGRMKPGVRLETAQADLSTIAHRLEATYPKSYKPEYGYGLTAAPLQSELTRRARMTLLILLGASAFVLLIACANVANLMLARVLKREKELAVRSALGASRFRIARQLLTETVLLALGGGALGLVIAPPVLQLLVKFAARFTTRAAEVKLDWHVLLFTFLVSVGAGLLFGMAPAFSSTGHLNDALKQAGNQSSTNLGGQRLRAGLVVAQVTVSFVLLIGAGLMMRSILTLERVDPGFRPDRLLTMRISLNFTKYDTAAKATALINQVLLRVNNTSGVESAALASNFPFNPGGIVNGPNTNLIRIQGRSGREESATVDTPTVDKDYFATLRQPLIAGRTFTQQEDEDNTQRVAVINETFARHRWPNQDPIGQHISLDDGKNWAEIVGIVGDVREYGLAKAPEDQLYLPGLANWLIVRTAGDPSSVSSLISSTIHSIDPQIAIDRVSSIERLQQESVASPRITTILLGIFAALALAISATGIAGVMALSVSQRSHELGIRMALGQSRSSIVQMLLQQGLSLAIGGTILGILGALALGRLLASLLYNTSTRDVLTFVGVSFVFLFVASLACMLPAHRVTLIDPSSALRQE, from the coding sequence ATGACGACGACCCGAGTTCGCAGCTTCTTTCGCAATCTGTTTCGCAAGCAGCAGGTGGATGCGCAGCTTGATCAGGAAGTCTCGTCCTATCTGGCCATGCTGATCGACGAGAAGATGGAGCGCGGCATGACTCGTGAGAAGGCAACGCGCGCGGCGAAGATCGAACTCGGCGGATCGGATCAGGTGAAGGAACAGGTGCGCGATGTGCGCTCGGGAGCGTGGCTGGAAACTTTGATTCAGGACTTGAGATTCGGCGTGCGCATGATCTCGCGCAATCCCGGATTTTCTGCGCTCGTAATTCTTACGCTCGCCCTGGGAATCGGCGCAAATACCGCGATCTTCAGCGTCGTCTATGGCGTGCTGTTGCGGCCCCTGCCTTATCCGCACGGAGAGGACCTCATTGTCCTCCATCAATACGCCAAGAAGATCAACATTCCCAACGTTCCCTTTTCGGTAAAGGAACTCGACGATTACCGCCAGAACCATACGCTTTCGGGAATCGTCGAGTATCACAGCATGGCGTTTCTGCTGCTGGGGAACAATTCCGCCGAGCGCGTGCAGACGGGCGTTGTCTCACACAACTTTTTCGATGTCCTCGGCGTGAAGCCTCTGCTCGGGCGCAACTTTCTCGAGAGCGACGAATCGCCGAATGCGGATGCCGTCCTGATGCTCAGCTACGACTACTGGCAGCATCATCAGGGTGGCGATCCCAATATTGTCGGCAAAGTGTTTCGCATGAACAATCGGCCGCACACGGTGATCGGCGTGCTGCCGCCGATTCCGCAATATCCGGCCGAGAACGATGTGTACATGCCGACGAGCGCCTGCCCGACCCGTTCATCCAAAGCGTTTCGCGAAAATCGAGACGCGCGCATGATGATGGCATTCGGGCGCATGAAGCCGGGCGTTCGGCTGGAGACAGCTCAGGCCGATCTTTCTACGATCGCGCATCGACTCGAAGCGACATATCCGAAGAGCTACAAACCCGAATACGGATATGGACTCACCGCCGCTCCACTTCAGTCAGAGCTCACGCGGCGAGCTCGCATGACGCTGCTCATCCTGCTCGGCGCCTCCGCATTCGTACTGCTGATCGCCTGCGCCAACGTGGCCAACCTGATGCTCGCTCGAGTCCTGAAACGGGAAAAAGAACTGGCTGTACGCAGCGCACTCGGCGCGAGCAGGTTCCGCATCGCCCGGCAACTCCTGACCGAGACCGTTCTGCTGGCTCTCGGCGGAGGAGCGCTTGGATTGGTAATCGCTCCGCCGGTGCTCCAGCTTCTGGTGAAGTTTGCCGCAAGGTTTACTACGCGAGCCGCCGAGGTGAAGCTCGATTGGCACGTGCTCCTCTTCACCTTTCTGGTTTCAGTCGGGGCCGGACTGCTCTTCGGCATGGCTCCTGCTTTCTCATCGACTGGGCACCTGAATGACGCTCTTAAGCAGGCAGGAAATCAAAGCTCCACCAATCTTGGCGGCCAGCGCCTTCGTGCCGGGTTGGTCGTTGCGCAGGTGACCGTCTCATTTGTGCTGCTGATCGGCGCAGGATTAATGATGCGCAGCATTCTTACGCTCGAACGTGTCGATCCGGGATTCCGACCGGATCGGCTGCTGACCATGCGGATAAGTCTGAATTTCACGAAATACGATACGGCAGCAAAAGCCACCGCTCTGATCAACCAGGTGCTGCTTCGCGTGAATAACACCAGCGGCGTTGAGTCCGCGGCATTGGCCAGCAATTTCCCGTTCAATCCTGGTGGGATCGTCAATGGACCAAACACAAACCTGATTCGCATCCAGGGTCGATCTGGGCGCGAGGAATCCGCGACCGTCGATACCCCAACTGTCGACAAGGATTACTTTGCAACACTGCGGCAACCGCTCATTGCAGGCAGAACTTTTACCCAGCAGGAAGATGAAGACAACACGCAACGCGTGGCTGTAATCAACGAGACTTTTGCACGCCACCGCTGGCCTAATCAAGATCCGATCGGCCAACATATCAGCCTCGACGATGGGAAAAACTGGGCGGAAATCGTAGGAATCGTTGGCGACGTACGCGAATACGGTTTGGCGAAAGCTCCGGAAGATCAGTTGTACCTTCCTGGATTGGCGAACTGGCTCATCGTCCGGACAGCCGGAGATCCCTCCAGCGTCTCGAGTCTCATCAGCTCTACCATTCACTCCATCGATCCGCAGATTGCAATTGACCGCGTGAGTTCGATCGAGCGGCTGCAGCAGGAGTCGGTGGCTTCGCCGCGAATCACAACCATCCTTCTCGGCATCTTTGCTGCATTGGCTCTAGCCATCAGTGCGACTGGCATCGCCGGTGTTATGGCTCTTTCTGTAAGCCAGCGCTCTCACGAACTTGGAATCCGTATGGCCCTCGGACAGTCCCGCAGCTCCATCGTGCAGATGCTCTTGCAGCAGGGGCTCTCGCTGGCGATCGGTGGTACTATTTTGGGAATTCTTGGAGCACTCGCGCTCGGACGCCTGCTCGCCTCGCTGCTTTACAATACCAGCACGCGCGACGTTCTCACCTTCGTCGGTGTTTCATTCGTATTTCTATTCGTCGCCAGCCTGGCATGCATGCTTCCTGCGCACCGCGTCACGTTGATCGATCCGTCAAGCGCGCTCAGACAGGAGTAA
- a CDS encoding TonB-dependent receptor translates to MCRKISQWLLGLLFASTSLAFGQVTASSTLQGTVTDKTGAAVVGADVTVTNAATGASRTVKTGSDGSYRVDPLAVGYYNVSVGMQGFDTAKAQRVETLVGAATTQNFTLKIGSATESVEVSAEAPLLDSLKTDVSQNITPRQVEDLPMIGRDVANLAYLAPGVKAADSYDPTKNRYAILSVNGSGGRNVNVTVNGVDNKDNTVGGPVMQLPLEAVQEFAISTQRFSAANGRSEGAAINMITKSGSNNYHGSFFSFFRDQTFNADQHPQPGETANPPYSRQQFGGSVGGPFVKDKFFGFFAIERQREHTSIQESPDTFTELSLAKSVGAQPLSVIPTPFFETRYNGRADYIINSKNSAYLVYNSQANNSLNDQSDGFQDATAGNFTLNHLQLANLTLNSTLSNTTVNTFTFGFQYWNNTIDSKVRVPLLTFPSGGSANCGPGGSCFGTNTNVPQQSFQRKWQFKDDVSKTWNNHTFKAGVDYIFNPTLGGYFEFNDTLEVDFGLDPSQIVALPQGFATPGIVTGMSISNGDPTTTVPGGTKQFGTYFQDDWKVNRRLTLNLGLRWDRDFNFVGGSAIDNSRTYQEMVAISAISPLAKQFTFKKPSDDSRNFSPRVGFAYDLTGSGRHLLRGGFGLYYGNIFQNIPLFMEQMANATIFQTQFSIGVPTDVVPGTGIQLQNYRYGIDPLPTVGAPSSQLLDGSTGRLMDPLYRNPQTEESNIGYSWQLSNSSVLEAEYVHVLGLHLNKTININPQLPLVGDGTSRGLDAAFAAAGVPVLGSVRDEQSIGRSRYDGMNISYRQQMVRHFSLQANYTLARAYSYGDTGTSFRNYPRDPHNPFSPFEWGPTFNDERHHVTISGVASLPWGIAFAPILQFGSARPYNASAPSDTLGFGSGDDNRAVVVPNGSSTTYMTGAAGQACYFAGQCHLVPFNALRGDPFFQLDTRLSKNFKFGEKANLQIMAQAFNLTNRANYGNDFTGVVTSADFQKPAGFINPTSTNIPRSLTGEFGFRFSF, encoded by the coding sequence ATGTGTAGAAAGATATCTCAATGGTTGCTTGGCCTGCTATTTGCGTCTACAAGTTTGGCTTTCGGTCAGGTGACTGCCAGCTCTACGTTGCAAGGCACCGTGACAGATAAGACCGGAGCCGCAGTGGTGGGAGCCGATGTGACAGTCACAAACGCCGCTACAGGCGCAAGCCGTACCGTGAAGACAGGATCCGACGGCAGCTATCGCGTCGATCCGCTGGCAGTCGGCTATTACAACGTCAGCGTCGGGATGCAGGGCTTTGATACCGCGAAAGCGCAACGCGTTGAAACGCTCGTGGGTGCCGCGACCACTCAAAACTTCACGTTGAAAATTGGATCGGCCACGGAGTCGGTCGAAGTGAGCGCGGAAGCTCCGCTGCTCGATTCCCTCAAGACTGATGTGAGTCAGAACATCACGCCGCGACAGGTGGAAGACCTGCCGATGATCGGCCGTGATGTTGCGAACCTCGCATATCTCGCGCCCGGTGTGAAAGCCGCGGACTCATATGACCCGACGAAGAATCGATACGCGATTCTGTCCGTGAACGGCAGCGGCGGGCGCAATGTGAACGTCACCGTGAACGGCGTCGACAACAAAGACAACACGGTTGGCGGTCCGGTGATGCAGCTTCCTCTCGAAGCCGTACAGGAGTTCGCGATCTCGACGCAGCGCTTCTCCGCAGCCAACGGGCGCTCCGAAGGCGCGGCCATCAACATGATTACCAAATCGGGATCGAACAACTATCACGGATCATTCTTCAGCTTCTTCCGCGACCAGACGTTCAATGCCGACCAGCATCCGCAACCGGGCGAGACCGCGAATCCGCCTTATAGCCGGCAGCAGTTCGGCGGCAGCGTCGGCGGACCGTTTGTAAAAGATAAGTTTTTCGGCTTTTTCGCCATCGAGCGCCAGCGCGAGCACACCAGTATCCAGGAGAGCCCAGACACATTTACCGAGCTGTCGCTGGCGAAGTCAGTCGGAGCGCAGCCACTGTCGGTTATCCCGACGCCGTTTTTCGAGACCCGCTATAACGGCCGAGCGGATTACATCATCAACTCGAAGAACAGCGCCTATCTCGTCTACAACTCCCAGGCGAACAACAGCCTGAATGATCAGTCCGACGGCTTCCAGGACGCGACGGCAGGAAACTTTACATTGAACCACCTGCAACTGGCGAACCTGACGCTCAACAGCACGCTCTCCAATACGACTGTGAACACCTTCACGTTCGGCTTCCAATACTGGAACAACACGATCGACAGCAAGGTTCGCGTTCCGCTGCTTACGTTTCCCAGCGGCGGCAGCGCGAATTGCGGTCCCGGCGGTTCCTGTTTTGGAACCAACACCAACGTGCCACAACAGTCGTTTCAGCGTAAGTGGCAGTTCAAAGACGATGTCTCTAAGACGTGGAACAACCACACTTTCAAAGCGGGAGTGGACTACATCTTCAATCCCACTCTAGGTGGATACTTCGAGTTTAACGACACGCTGGAAGTAGACTTCGGACTCGATCCCAGCCAGATCGTCGCGCTGCCCCAGGGATTCGCAACTCCCGGCATCGTGACCGGCATGTCGATCTCGAACGGTGATCCTACAACCACGGTTCCCGGAGGCACCAAGCAGTTCGGCACCTACTTCCAGGATGACTGGAAGGTAAACCGGCGTCTGACACTGAATCTCGGCCTGCGATGGGATCGCGACTTTAACTTCGTCGGGGGCTCAGCCATCGACAACAGCCGCACGTACCAGGAAATGGTTGCGATCTCGGCGATCAGTCCGCTCGCAAAGCAGTTCACTTTTAAGAAGCCGAGCGACGACAGCCGAAATTTCAGTCCTCGTGTTGGCTTCGCCTACGACCTCACCGGCTCTGGACGCCATCTGCTACGTGGCGGTTTCGGACTCTACTACGGCAACATCTTCCAGAACATCCCGCTGTTTATGGAGCAGATGGCTAACGCAACCATCTTCCAGACGCAGTTTTCGATCGGTGTTCCGACCGACGTGGTTCCCGGAACGGGAATTCAACTCCAGAACTATCGTTATGGAATCGATCCTCTGCCAACCGTGGGTGCGCCATCGAGTCAACTGCTCGACGGCAGCACTGGTCGGCTGATGGATCCCCTTTATCGCAATCCGCAGACCGAAGAATCGAACATTGGCTACAGTTGGCAACTGAGCAATTCTTCAGTGCTCGAGGCCGAGTACGTCCACGTTTTGGGGCTTCATCTGAACAAGACCATCAACATCAATCCTCAGCTTCCTCTAGTTGGTGATGGCACGAGCCGCGGGCTCGATGCAGCTTTTGCTGCCGCTGGAGTTCCCGTTCTAGGCAGTGTTCGCGACGAGCAGTCGATCGGACGTTCGCGCTACGACGGAATGAACATCAGCTATCGTCAGCAAATGGTTCGTCATTTCTCTCTCCAGGCGAACTACACACTGGCCCGAGCGTACTCGTATGGCGATACCGGAACATCATTCCGGAATTACCCGCGCGATCCGCACAATCCGTTCTCGCCATTCGAGTGGGGTCCGACGTTTAACGACGAACGGCATCACGTAACGATCAGCGGCGTGGCGAGTCTGCCGTGGGGGATTGCATTTGCTCCGATCCTCCAGTTCGGCTCCGCACGGCCTTACAACGCGAGTGCTCCGAGTGACACGCTTGGATTCGGCTCCGGCGATGACAATCGCGCCGTGGTCGTTCCGAACGGCAGCTCAACGACGTACATGACCGGAGCAGCAGGACAAGCCTGCTACTTCGCGGGTCAGTGCCACCTCGTTCCGTTTAACGCGCTGCGCGGCGATCCGTTCTTCCAGTTGGACACGCGCCTGAGCAAGAACTTTAAGTTCGGCGAAAAAGCCAACTTGCAGATCATGGCGCAAGCCTTCAACCTCACGAACCGGGCGAACTACGGCAACGACTTTACCGGCGTCGTCACCTCTGCTGATTTCCAGAAACCGGCTGGATTTATTAATCCAACCAGCACCAACATTCCGCGCTCGCTTACCGGTGAGTTCGGCTTCCGCTTCAGCTTCTGA
- a CDS encoding helix-hairpin-helix domain-containing protein, with amino-acid sequence MRTKIGITILSAVALISVACSNDPATTRKQAANATEQLKQDAREAAGNIKKGASVAKTDLTAAAQGVKEGMNDKSSSQVNVNTASKAELMGLPGIDEARANAIIADRPYRSAHQIVSKGAVSEDEYQKIAPHLTASSASQ; translated from the coding sequence ATGAGAACTAAGATTGGCATTACGATTCTGTCTGCGGTAGCCCTGATTTCAGTGGCTTGCTCCAATGATCCTGCAACCACCCGCAAGCAGGCAGCAAACGCAACCGAGCAACTAAAGCAGGACGCACGCGAGGCTGCTGGCAATATCAAGAAGGGCGCCAGTGTTGCCAAGACCGACCTCACGGCAGCCGCTCAAGGCGTGAAGGAAGGAATGAACGACAAGAGTTCGTCACAGGTGAACGTGAACACCGCCAGCAAAGCCGAGCTGATGGGATTGCCCGGCATCGATGAAGCACGAGCGAACGCCATCATTGCCGACCGCCCGTATCGAAGCGCGCACCAGATTGTCAGCAAGGGCGCGGTGAGCGAAGACGAGTATCAGAAGATCGCACCGCATCTCACCGCCAGCTCGGCATCACAATAA